A window from Thiomonas sp. FB-Cd encodes these proteins:
- a CDS encoding hydroxymethylglutaryl-CoA lyase, translated as MPSLNLPSRVDVVEVGPRDGLQNEATPVPLDVKVELVDRLSAAGFPNVEAAAFVSPKWVPQMADGAALMARIRRRSGTTYSALVPNMKGMDAALAAGVNEVVVFSAASEAFAQANINCSIAESITRFQPVAHAARSAGVKLRGSISVALGCPYQGDVRPQAVAEVVQRMADLGCDSIDIADTIGVGTPLAVQRVFEATSRAFPIERQAGHFHDTYGQALANVLAALQAGVRTFHASVAGLGGCPYARGATGNVATEDVLYMLHGMGIATGVDLRTVVEAGDFISRAIGRPNNSRAGRALLTRWQDAQRTEVA; from the coding sequence ATGCCCAGCCTGAACCTGCCATCCCGCGTCGACGTGGTCGAAGTCGGCCCTCGCGACGGGTTGCAGAACGAAGCCACTCCCGTGCCCCTGGACGTCAAGGTCGAACTCGTCGACCGCCTGTCCGCAGCGGGCTTTCCCAACGTGGAGGCCGCTGCCTTCGTCTCGCCCAAGTGGGTGCCCCAGATGGCCGACGGCGCCGCGCTCATGGCGCGCATCCGCCGCCGCAGCGGCACCACCTACTCGGCGCTCGTGCCGAACATGAAGGGCATGGACGCAGCCCTGGCGGCCGGCGTGAACGAGGTGGTGGTGTTTTCGGCCGCAAGCGAGGCCTTCGCGCAGGCCAACATCAATTGCAGCATCGCCGAGTCGATCACACGCTTCCAACCGGTGGCGCATGCGGCCAGGAGCGCAGGAGTCAAATTGCGAGGCAGTATCTCGGTGGCGCTGGGTTGCCCCTATCAGGGCGACGTGCGGCCGCAGGCGGTGGCCGAGGTGGTGCAACGCATGGCCGATCTGGGCTGCGACAGCATCGATATTGCCGACACCATCGGTGTGGGCACGCCGCTGGCCGTGCAGCGGGTGTTCGAGGCCACGTCCCGTGCCTTCCCCATCGAGCGCCAAGCCGGACATTTTCATGACACGTATGGCCAGGCGCTGGCCAATGTGCTGGCGGCGCTGCAAGCCGGGGTACGCACCTTCCACGCCTCCGTCGCAGGCTTGGGCGGCTGCCCTTATGCCAGGGGCGCGACCGGTAACGTCGCCACCGAAGATGTGCTGTACATGTTGCATGGCATGGGCATCGCCACCGGCGTGGACCTGCGCACGGTGGTCGAAGCCGGCGATTTCATCAGCCGCGCCATCGGCCGTCCGAACAACAGTCGCGCGGGGCGGGCACTGCTGACGCGTTGGCAGGATGCCCAGCGCACTGAGGTCGCGTGA